The following is a genomic window from Corynebacterium incognita.
ACGTCGCGGTGACCTCCGGCACCGTGTTAGGACCAGCCCAGATCGGCCTGTTGGCTGCGGTGGGACGCGACAAAGTGCTGGTATACCCGCGTCCCCGAGTCACCATCGTGTCCTTCGGCGCGGAACTAGTGGACGTTGACCGCGAGCCGGGCCTCGGGCAGGTCTTCGACGTCAATTCCTACTCGTTGGCGGCGGCAGCGAAGGAAGCGGGCGCCGACGTCACCCGCGTTGGCATCGCGGAGGGTGAGCCCCGCCGGATCAAGGAAACTCTCGAAGTTCACTTGGCGCGCAGTGAAGTTCTCATCATTTCGGGCGCCGTGGGCGGCGAGGGCGCGCAGGTTATGCGTGACATCGTGGATTCCCTGGGCGAGGTGGACTCCTCCCGCGTGGCCACGCATCCGGGCTCGGTGCAGGGCTTCGGCTTACTCGGCGACGAACGCGTGCCGACCTTCCTGTTGCCGTCGAACCCGGTCTCAGCCTTGGTAATCTTCGAGGTCTTCGTGCGACCTTTGATCCGTATCTCTTTGGGCAAACGGCAGCCCTTCCGGAAGGTGGTGCGCGCCCGTGCGCTCAACCACATCGATTCCCGCCCGGGCCGTCGCGGCTATATCCGCGCACGGCTCATGCGCGACGCGGAAACCTCGGACTACCTGGTAGAGGGCCTGAGTGGCGCGGCCGGCGCCCCAGCGCACCTGCTCGCAGGGCTTGCGGAGGCTAATGCCATGATTCGCATTCCTGAGGACGTCACCAACGTCCGCCCCGGTGACATCGTCGACGTCATGTTCCTCTCGCCTGGGGCGTCCTAGACCTTCGCAGCAGAGCAGGAATTGTTCGAGCGAGTTCCGACCGACCACCAAAGGCACTGCCACAGACATGTTTAACTACTTCGGCCTCGCCCAGCGAAAGACGAATTCCGCGGCCACCGGGGACAAGCATCCGGTTCATCCCGGTTGGCCCGAGGCGACCCCGCAGGTCATCCTCCCGCCTTCCACGACCTTCAGGCGCGGAGCACGGCTGCGGCTCCGACCGCTCATGCACAGCGACGGGGAAGCGTGGCGAGCCACCCGCCTTATCGACGAGTCGTGGCTGCGTCCCGTGGAACCCACGCCTCACGGCGGCTGGGAAGAAACCCACTCTGCGCCATCGTGGCGGCAGCATTTCAGCTTTATTCGTCGCGCGGCCCAGGAGGGGAGCGTGGTTCCCTTCGTCATCGACGTGGACGGCGAGTTCGCTGGCCAGGTCACGCTGGGCAACATTCAGCACGGTGGTGTTCGCGAGTGCTGGGTGGGCTACTGGGTGCACTCGATGTTTATGGGCGGCGGCGTAGCGACGGCCGCGTGTGCCCTCGGCGTAGACCACGCCTTCGCCCGCGTGGGACTACACCGCGTGACCGCAACATATATGCCGTCCAACCCGGCATCCGGTGCCGTGTTGAAGACCAACGGTTTCCGCGAGGAGGGCTACCTGCGGCGCAATTTACATATCAATGGCCGCTGGGAAGACCACCACCTCATGGCGCTGAACCGCGACGACTTCCCGACCACATGCGTGGGCCGGTTGCGCGCGGCCGGCCGAGCTGTGGACTAAGTCCGGGTTTCTGCGGGTTCGCTGGATTTTGCTGTTGCGTAGCGTGGCGTGGCCGGTGCGGCCATTGAATCGTCGCTACTCTTAGGTGACATAAGTAAGAACTTGCCTCCGAGTTTTTAAGAAGGTTTATCTCCGTGTCACCAGGCGTAACCATTGTCCTCATCATCGTGGTGTGGCTTTTTGTGCTGGCTCCCATTTTGCTGCGTGGCCAGCGGCCAATTCGTCGCTCTGGCGAGGCTTATGACGAGACCCGCGTGCTGTTTGAAGGCGACTCGGGTGCCGTGCCGGTTGCTCCGCGTCCGAAGGTGAGTGCGGAGGATATTCACCGCCATGATGATGCTGCGGATCTAGAGCTCGCCGCGGCGGTTCCTGTGACCAGCGGTCACGATGGCTACGCCGACGTGGACGACGACTACGAGCTGATCACAGAAGATGGCGATCCTGCTGAGGCAGCCCGCTCCGGTCATGCCAAGACATCCAACGGTGCGGACATCGTTGACGGTGAGCTCGTTGCGGAGGGTGAAGAGGCGGACGCCGCCGATGGGCACGCTGCAGCGGATGCTGATGATGCCACGGTCGCGGGTGCCCAGGAGGCGCAGGTTTCTACTGGGGAAGCTCAGGACACCGACGGCACCACCACCCATGACGAGAAAAACCAGGGGCAGCGCGCTGGTGGCGCGGAGTTCGAAGCGATGGCTCCGCGCCTCGCGCCCGCCGCAGATGCCTACGCTCTGGATGAAACCTTTACTTCACCGGTTGATCTGATGTACCCGGGCGTATCTGATCGCGAGTCCGACCTTGCCGGGCAGGCCGATGGATCTGGTGTTGCTGCCGACGCTGAAGAGCCACACGACGCTGAGGCACAGGAACCCGAGGCTCAGGATGATGCCGCGCGGTCGACTGCAGTCAGTGCGATGTCTGAGTCTAACGAGCTGACCGAGGACGAAATCGCCTTCGCGGAAAAGCGTCGCGGCCGCGGCGGTTGGGACCCAGTGGCGGATCAGCGCAACTCGGCGGACCGCTACCAGCGTCGCCAGCGCACCCTCATCGGGCTGGCGGTAGCCGATGTCTTGTTTGTCGCGCTGGGCATCATCCTGGGCGGCTGGATGTGGGCGGTCGTCGCTGTGGCCGCCGTTATCACCGTGGCTTACCTTGTGGCGTTGCGCACCCAGGTGCGCCAGGAGCAGCAGCTGCGTGCCCGCCGCATTTACCAGTTGCGCCGTGCCCGCCTGGGCGTCCGCAATGCGCAGGACGAAGAGCTGGCTATTCCGCGCAAGCTGCGACGCCCAGGCGCTGTGGTTGTGGAGACCGACGACGAATCGGTAGATTTCCACCACCTCCCGGTGACCTACCTCGATGCTGAGGACGACCACGAAGAATTCGGCATCGTCAATCGCCGCCAGCTGCGCGACGAGCTTTCCGAGCGGCGCGTGAGCTAGACCGAGGTGCGCTGCTATTCCGGCCGCGCGAAGTGCGGGGCGCGGAAGGCTCCCGGCACGTGGGTGTCCACGATTCCCGTCGCCTCAAAAAGTGCAAACATCGTGGTGGGGCCTACGAACTTGAATCCCAGCGCCTTGAGTTCCTTCGACAAGGCAGCGGCCTCCGGCGACGTCGACGGGATATCCGCGACGTGATTAATCTCTGGAGCGAAGTCTGGTTGGTAGGACCAGATGAGTGTGTCCAGCGGGCCGCGATCCTGCGCATCGTCGCGTAATGCCACCGTGGCCCGCGCATTGTTGAGTACGGCTGCTATCTTTCGCCGATTCCGGATCATTCCCGGAGCCGCGAGCAGGCGTTCCACTTCTGCCTCGTCCCATTCAGCGATGACGTCGGGGTCAAAGCCCGCGAAGGCTTCCCTCAAAAGTGGTCGGCGTTTCAAAATCAGGCGCCACGACAGCCCCGCTTGAAAGCCCTCAAGGCACAAGCGCTCAAACATGGCGGCCTCGCCGTGAACGGGCACGCCCCATTCCGAGTCGTAGTACTCCTGCAAATCCGGTGATTGAGCTGCCCACGGCGGGCGCAGATGCCCGTCTGGACCAACGATGAGCCCCGTGGTGGGGTCCTCACTTCCGGGGGCGGCGAAAGACATGATGTTCTCCTGGTATTCCGGGAATTCTGGGTAGCTATCGTAGCTGTAGTTGGGGGTGTTCGTTGCGTTAGTCATGGCTGGTTAGACTGCCTGAACGATAGCTGCGGTTCCCCGCCTGAAGAATGTGGCGAGGGATGATTCTTTTCCCACTCTACGAGCCAACGTTTCGCTTCCGGGCCGCCGATATAGAAGCCGTAACCGCCGGTGGAGGGGAGCACGCGGTGGCAGGGGATAAAAATGGGTAGCGGGTTATGCGCGCATGCCCCACCTGCGGCGCGCACCGCTTTGGGGCTCTCCGCTGCCGCCGCGAGATCCTTGTACGTGCACGTTGCGCCGTAGGGGATACGGGTCAACGCGGCCTGCGCGCGGCCGCGAAAGGAAGAAGGAAAGTTATAGTCCAGCGGTACGGAGAAATCTTTGAGCTCGCCATCGAAGTAGGCTCCGAGCTCTCGGACGCCGTGGGCTAAGTGAGCTCGCGCTGCCTGCTCTTCAGCGGAAGATGGTGCGTGCCTTTCGCCGGCATCTTCAGGCTCTCCGGACCCCGTGACCACGAAGCGCACGTGGCTGATGCCACGCTCGGTGGCCGCGACGTCGAGAAGCCCCACCGGGGTAGTGATGGTCGCATGTACCACAATCTCATTGACGCCAAGAGTCAAGGCACTATTCCTTTCTGTGCCGTTCCGTCTTATCGGATAGGACAAGCATAGCGAGGAGAAGGTTTGTCCTTTCGCGGTGGATGCGCGCTACAAGGTAGTGTATTGCCCATGGATAGACCCGCCGTTCGTGATGCCGCCTTATTGCTGCTGCGTATCTGTCTCGGCGTTGTGTTTATCGCGCACGGGGTGGACAAGATGTTCCTCACCGGAATCACTGATACCGCGCGCCAGTTCGGGGCGTGGGGCGTGCCGCAGCCGCAGCTGTCAGCGTATATTGCCGCGATTGGCGAGATGCTCGGCGGTGCGATGTTGGCAGTCGGGTTACTCACGACCCTTATCGCCGGTCTGTTGGCGTTGCTCGCCGTAATGGCGCTGTACTTTGTGCACCTGTCTCAAGGGTTCTTCGTTGCTCAGGGCGGGTTGGAATACACCATGGTCCTCGCGGTGGCGCTGCTCATGATCGTGGTCTTTGGAGCTGGCCGTGCCAGCCTAGATGAGGTGTTGGCCCGTGTTGAGCCATGAGCAGGTGCAGACCGCGCTGTCGGCACGCGTTGACGGCGAGAAAACCGGAATGCCCGATGACGCCGTAGACGCCCACGTCGCCGAATGCGCGCAGTGCGCCGCTTTCCAAGAACAGTTGGTGGCGTTGAGCGGAGTCGCACTGTTTCCCGAATCCAGCGGAGACGGAATGGCGCCGCCGGAGAATCTCTCGGACGTCATTCTGGCGGGTGTCGAGCCCCAGTGGCGGCGGGCCGCGAGTGCCCGTGCCCGCGGCATCGCGGTTTCGCGGGTAGGCCTCGTGCTTCTGGCGTTGCTGTTTTTAGCCTGGGCAGTGGCGCTGCTGGTGGATTCCTCGGCTGTACCGCAATTCGTGGACACCGATGGTGCGGGGGAAAAGGTTCTCAGCCCTGACGCACGCCCCGAGCAGGCCGCTGCGCTCGTGGAGGCTGCCGCGGTGCGGTTGGGTTTGGCGGCTGGTCTGGGTTTCGTGGCGTATCGCCCTCCTGCCGCGGTGAGCCTCCTGGCAGTGATGGGGACGATGTTCGTCTTCAGCCTTGGCTTCGCGGTGCGTGACATCGCGTTGGGACAAGCTGCTGCGGCTCAGCTGTACTTCCTGGGGGCCACCGGTGTGAGTGCCGTGGCGCTCGTCGCGATGTGGGCCGCCGAGCGCGGGTTCAGCATCCCCGGTGCTTGGCGGGCTCTCGGCTCCTAAGGCCGGTACGCGCTCCGTAGACTCGCTCTTAGTTGAAGCGCCGCGGGCTGGAGGTTAAGACCAGCTGGGCAGCCACATGAGCGACTTGTACCAGGCATCGCTGACGGTATAGCCGTACAAAATAGGGGAGAAATAGCAGAACATGGCGATAACCAGCGCCAGGTAAGCGATGGCAGCAAACGTTCCCCAAGTAATGGGGCGTCGCGCTAACGCCGTGACAGCCTTGTTCTTGACCACGGGCCCGTGACCGACGAGTCGCCCTAATGCCAGTGCGTAAATCACGATGACGAATGGAATGAGCGCCGTGGCGTAGAAGAAATACATCTGGCGGTCGAAATTTGCCAGCCATGGCAGGAAGCCCGCGGCGAAGCCCACCACCGGCACGAGGAAGCGACGATCCTTGCGGATGAACAGGCACCACAGTGCCCAGACGATGGCCGGGACGATGAGCCACCACACCGCCGGGGTGCCGAAGAGATAGAGCATCCGACGGCACGTCGCCGCGCCCCCTTCGCCGCACTCCAGCCCGGTGGAGGAGTAGTAGAGGATCGGGCGGGCACTGACCAACCACGCCCACGGCTTGGAATCCCAGGGGTGGGAGTGCCCGCCGGAGGTCGTGAGCTCAGTGTGGAACTGAAGGACCGACCAGTGATAGTGGAACCATCCGGCCACCGCTTCCGGCAGAAGCTGCAACCAGGAGCCGTCGGCGATGGTGCCGTCGGTTTTAGCGTGGCGGTACACGGAGGTCTCTGAAGCGAACCAGGCGCGCCAGGACCATACGTACAGGGCGATGGGAACCACGACTAGTGAGGCCAGGGCGGCCGGGGTGTCGCGCAGGAGGGTGCCGGTGATGTAGCGCTTGACACCGTAGCGACGTCGCAAAGCCAAATCCCCGAACACTGACATCAGGCCGAAGAACGCGATGTAGTACAGGCCCGTCCACTTCACAGCGAGTGCCAAACCAAGAAAGACACCGGCGGTAAAACGCCACCACCGGAAACCAAAACGCGGCCCAAACTCGGAGGTGCCCATGTTGCCGGAGTGGAATGCCTCATGAATACGCGCGCGCATCTGGCCGTGGTCATTAACCAAGGCCCAGGCAGCGCCAACAATGAAGAAGACCTGGAAGATATCGAGCAGTCCGAATTTCGAAGAGACCAGCAGCACACCGTCAAATACTGCGATGAGCCCGGCGAAAGTGGCTACCTGCCAGGATTGCGAAATGGTGCGCGCCATGTTCATTACTAGGAGGACAACACCCACGCCGAAGGCGGCGGTGAGGAAGCGCCAACCTAGCGGCGTATAGCCGAACATTGCCTCAGACAGTGCGAGGATCTGTTTACCTAAAGGCGGGTGCACCACCAGCCCGTAACCGGGGTTGGATTCGATGCCGCCGATGAAGAGGTTGTCCCAGCTACGCACCATGTCCCAGGCCTGGGGTACGTAGTGCTTCTCATCGAAGATGGGGGTGCCCTTGGACACCGGTAAGGTGAGCCCAGCGTAGCGGGTGATCAGGGCCAATACCGCGATGACCACGGTAGAGACGGTGTCGGCGCGCGACCACGGGACCGTCAGCGGCCGCGGCGGGACGGGGCGCTGTTGAGTCGAGTGTCGGGAGGCGCGGCGGCCCGAGGGCGAGTGAAACTTTGTGGTTAAGGCAGTCACGCGCATTATTCTAGGCCACACCTGCTTACTGCGATACACCTGTGCCATGCTGGAGACCATGAGTGGTGTAGAAATCGGCGTGGGAAATCGAGACGTCGCGGGGCGTGGCGCACGGCGCGACGCAGGACGTGACCCGAAGGTCGGCACAGGCCTGGGTGACGTATTCGCAGCCCTCGATCTCGAGCCGTTGCCGCGCGGGGTGGTGATGGCAGCGACGCCACTGGGAAATATCGGTGATGCCAGCGCCCGACTCGTGCATGCCCTGGCCACAGCCGACGTTATCGCCGCGGAGGACACGCGCCGCATGAAGGCCTTGGCAAGCGCCTTAGGGGTAGAAGTGACCGCCAAGGTCGTCTCCAATTTCGACCACAACGAGCAGGCACGTGTAGAGGGGCTGCTCGATGCCGCGCGTCGCGGAACAGTACTGGTGGTGACTGACGCCGGAATGCCGGTGGTCTCCGATCCCGGACACGTCGTGGTGGTCGCGGCGCTCGAGCAGGGGGTTCCCGTGACCTGTTTGCCGGGGCCTTCCGCGGTGACGACCGCGCTGGCGCTGTCGGGGCTGGGCGTTGGGCACTTCATTTTTGATGGTTTCGCACCGCGCAAACCTGGACAGAAGAAGGCCTGGCTGGAATCACTACGCCAGGAATCCCGAGCTGTGGTGTTCTTTGAATCACCGCACCGCATCGCCGACACCCTTGCCGTCGCCGCGGAGTTACTGGGCCCCACACGCCGGGGTGCGGTCTGCCGAGAGTTGACCAAGACCTATGAGGAAATAAAGCGCGGTAGCCTCCAGGAGCTTGCTGAGTGGGCGGAGGAGGGCAACGCGCGTGGCGAGATCAGCGTGGTGTTGGATGGCGCTGCGGCTGTCGACGGTGCGATGAGTGCCGCAGATTTGATTCCGCGCGTGAACGAGCTTGTGGAAGGCGGGATGAAGCTCAAACCGGCCTGTAAGGAGGCGGCGAAGGGGACCACGGTCTCGGTGCGCGAGCTTTACGACGCCGTGGTGGCGGCCCGGGCCTAGGGCGGTCAAAAACTAGGCGAGTGCTGACAGAAGCGGAACGTTATTACGTTTGTTATCTAATTGTTACGGCTGATGGTCAGTGTTGTTAATGTTTACCTGTGTACGCATGTGCAGAGCGTGCAACGGCGCGCGGTAAGCGGGCAGGTGGTGCCCGTATTTTGACAGCATCTCGACGATGCAAGGTTGACAGGCCATTACCAGCAACCCGAGAAATTCGTGCATGCGGATTGGTAGTGCGTTGGCAAAGATAACGGCCGTATGGTTTGCCAGCGCGGGAAGTTTTTCCCAAAGTAGAGAGTATGGATCAGTCAGAAGTAGAGAATTCGAAGAGTAGAGCACCGCACAGTGACGGCAGTAGTGAAGAAGTAGTAGCGAACCAAGGTGCACAGGACGACACGCAGCAAGTTTTGGCGACGGAAGAATTAGAACAGCAGTCCGCGACGGAACAGCTGGCGTACATCCTGGATAGCGACGTGGAGATTGATCCCAACAAGCTCCACGTTTCGGAGGAAGTGGATCTCATCGCGGATTCGCGAAATCTGAAAATCGACTGGGGCATCGTTATCCCTACCGCGATCCTCATCGCCGGCATCGTGGCGTGGGGCTTGGGGGCGTCGGAAAGCTTTGCTACCTTCTCTGAAGATGCGCTGGGCTTTGTCGTCAACAACGTCGGGTGGGCCTTCGTCCTGTTTGGCACGGTATTCGTCGCCTTCGTACTCGCCATCGCGGTCTCGCGGTTTGGCACCATCAAATTAGGCGCCATGGACGAGGAACCCGAGTTCAAAACCACGTCCTGGATCGCCATGATGTTCGCCGCTGGTATGGGCATCGGCCTAATGTTCTACGGTGCCTCGGAGCCATTGACGTTCTACCGAAATGGTGTGCCCGGGCATGAGCCCAATGAAGTTTCCGCCGCGATGGCATCCGCAATGTTCCACTGGACGCTGCACCCGTGGGCGGTTTATGCCATCGTGGGCCTGGCCATCGCGTACTCCACCTTCCGCATCGGCCGTAAGCAGCTGTTGTCCTCGGCCTTCGTGCCATTGATCGGTAAGGAGGCCGCCGACGGCTGGGTCGGCAAGATCATTGACATCCTCGCGATTTTCGCCACCGTCTTCGGTACCGCTTGCTCCCTGGGCTTGGGTGCGCTGCAGATCAGCTCCGGTCTGAAAGCATCTGGGCTCGTGGAAGACACCAGCGACATGCTCTTGGTGGGCATCGTGTCCGTCCTGACCCTGGCGTTTGTGCTGTCCGCCATGTCCGGCGTGGGCAAGGGTATTCAGTACATCTCTAACGCGAACATGGTGTTGGCTGCGATCCTGGCCATCTTCGTGTTCGTCCTGGGCCCGACGATCAACATCCTGAACCTCATTCCGGGTTCGGTGGGCGCCTACCTGGACCAGTTCACTGAGATGATCGGCCGTACCGCCGAATATGCCAACGGCACCGCCGGTGAGTGGCTGGGTTCCTGGACTATCTTCTACTGGGCATGGTGGATCTCCTGGTCGCCGTTCGTCGGTATGTTCCTGGCGCGTATTTCCCGTGGCCGCTCCATCCGTGAGTTCTGTGTTGGCGTCATGCTCATCCCGGCCGGTGTGTCAACCGTATGGTTTGCCATCTTTGGCGGCACCGCTATTCACTTCGAGCAGACCGGTCAGTCGATCTGGGGCGATGGCAGCGCTGAAAGTCAGTTGTTCAACCTGTTGCACACGCTGCCTGGTGGCTTCGTCGCGGGTATTGTTGCGATGATTCTCCTGGGCACGTTCTTCATCACCTCTGCGGACTCTGCGTCCACAGTGATGGGGTCAATGTCGCAGAACGGCAGTGTCAATGCAAAGCCTTGGCTGTCTGCATCGTGGGGAGTTCTCACGGCGCTGGTGGGCATTACCTTGCTGCTGGCTAACGAGGATGCGCTGTCTAACCTGCAGAACGTCACTATCGTTGCAGCGTCGCCGTTCCTGATCATTCTGGTTGCCTTGATGTTCGCCATCGTCAAGGACCTACGCAACGATGTCATCTACCAGGACATCCGCGAGCAGCAGATCTTCGGTCGCAAGCTGGCCCGCGAGCGCCGCCTCATCCGCGAGGAGCGCATGCGCCAGATCCGCACCAATAAGGCACAGCGTGCGCAGCGTGAGTACCGCGAGTCTTTGAAGGATGCTAAGAAGGCCGCCAAGAAGGCCAAATAGCGCGCAGTGCGCCGGGGATGGTCGCGGGGAAACAGCCCCCTCGACTGTGCCTTGTAGGCGCGTCACGATAAACTAGGCCCCATGACTTTGCCAGTACTTGTTGCCGTCGCATGGCCTTACGCAAACGGACCCCGCCACATTGGACATGTGGCGGGTTTCGGTGTTCCTTCGGACGTTTTCGCCCGTTTCCAGCGAATGCGGGGGCGCGACGTACTGATGATTTCCGGCACGGACGAGCACGGCACCCCGTTGCTCGTGCAGGCTGAGAAAGAAGGCGTGACCGTCAAGGAGCTGGCGGACCGCTACAACCGGCAGATCGTGGAAGATCTGGCAGGCCTTGGCCTGTCTTATGACCTGTTTACCCGCACCACCACGCGTAATCACTACGCCGTGGTGCAGGAGCTGTTCAAGGGGCTGTACGACAACGGCTACATGATTAAGGAGACCACGAAGGGCGCCGTGTCGCCGTCGACGGGCCGTACCTTGCCGGATCGCTATATCGAGGGCACCTGCCCCATCTGTGGTGCTGGCGGTGCCCGCGGTGATCAGTGTGATAACTGCGGCAACCAGTTGGACCCGATCGACCTCATCGATCCAGTGTCCAAGGTTAACGGCGAGACCCCGGAATTCCGGGAAACCGAGCACTTCCTGCTGGATCTCCCCGCCTTGGCCGGTGCGCTGGAGGAGTGGCTCAAGGAGCGCCAGGATTGGCGTCCTAACGTCTTGAAGTTCTCCCTCAACCTCCTTGAGGATCTCCGCCCGCGCGCCATGAGCCGCGACATAGACTGGGGCGTACCCATCCCCGTCGAGGGCTGGGAGACCAACGGCGCCAAGAAGCTCTACGTGTGGTTCGACGCCGTGGTGGGCTACCTGTCTTCCTCCATCGAGTGGGCCTACCGTACCGGCGAGCCCGAGGCGTGGAAGAAGTGGTGGACCAACCCGGAGGCGCTGAGCTACTACTTCATGGGGAAGGACAACATCACCTTCCACTCCCAGATTTGGCCGGGCGAGCTTTTAGGCTACGCAGGCAAGGGCGCACAGGGCGGCGAGGCAGGTTCCTTAGGCGAGCTCAACCTGCCCACCGAGGTGGTCTCCTCTGAGTTCCTCACCATGTCCGGCTCCAAGTTCTCCTCATCGAAGGGCGTGGTCATCTACGTCAAGGACTTCCTCAAGGACTTCGGTCCGGATGCCCTGCGCTACTTCATCGCCGTCGCGGGACCGGAGAACACCGACTCCGACTTTACGTGGGACGAGTTCGTGCGCCGCATCAACAACGAGCTGGCCAACGGCTGGGGCAATCTGGTCAATCGCACGGTGTCCATGGCACACAAGAACTTCAAGGAAGTGCCACAACCGGGTGAGCTGCAGGAGTCGGACAAGAAGATCCTGGATCTGGCTGCCCGCACCATCGACGATGTGGCTGAGCACCTGGAGCATTCCAAGTTCAAGGCCGGTATTACCGCCATCATGCACGTGGTGGGCGAAGCTAACGCCTATATCGCGGAGCAGGAGCCGTGGAAGCTGGCCAAGGACGACGACCAGCGCGAGCGTCTGGCCACCGTGTTGTGGACCGCGCTGCAGGTAGTGTCTGACTGCAATATGATGCTCACCCCGTACCTGCCACACACGGCGCAAAAGGTCCACGAGACCCTTGGTCGCGACGGCGAGTGGGCGGCCAGCCCGCGCATCGAAGAAGTCGTGGACGACGCCCCTGTCGAGGTCGTCGGCGTCGGTGTACCGGAGGAGGGGCAGACCTACCCCGTCATCACCGGTGATTACACGCAGCAGCAGGCGGTGTGGAAGCGTATCGACGCCGTGCCAGGCACCCCGTTGTCCAAGCCTAAGCCGCTGGTCAGCAAGCTGGATCCCGAATTGGCAGAAACCGGCCCCGAGTGGGCGCCCGTTCAGGGCAACGAAGCTTAAGAAGGAGCGAACCATCACGAGCAGCACGACTGGAGCCGCCGGCGTCTCAGGTTCGGCAGGAGCACCGCGTCGCCTCACGCGGCGTATCGGGCTGGGTCTAGCACTTGTTGCTATCACTGCGGCGTCGTTGAACTTGCGCACCGGCATCGTGTCGCTGGCGCCCGTGCTTGACGACGTCCTGACGGAACTGGGAGGTAGCGCCGCGGCGGCGGGTGTGCTTACTGCACTTCCCGGTTTCATGTTCGCCCTCATGGGCTTAGGAGCCGTGCCTTTGGCGCGCTGCATTGGGCTTAGCCCCACGTTGTGGCTGGGCGGCGCGCTGCTTACTGCTGGCCTCAGCGTGCGCGCGATGGCGTCAGGCATGCCCGTGTTTTTCGTCGGCACCACCGCCGTCACCGCCGGCATCGCTCTAGGCAACGTGGTGCTCCCCGCGTGGATCAAAGAGCATGCGCTGCCACGCCAGCTGACCGTGATGACCATGCTCTATACCGCCGTCCTCGGGATATCGAGTGCGGTCGGGCCGTTGAGTGCACAGTGGTTTGCGGATCCCGCGTGGCGCCCAGCGTTGGGCGTGTGGGCCGTGCTGGGCGGCGCCAAAGTGCTGGTGTGGAGGGGGGTGGTTGCTGGGGCCCGCCGTGACGTCCCGGGCTCCACGACGTCGGAAAGCACTGCCGCCGCCGATACCGTTGCTGCTCCCACTGGAGCTGAGGCCATTGACACCGCTGCCACGGCGGAGGCCATTGATGCGGTGCCGATCTGGAAGTCCGGCACCGCGGTGTCGCTCATGGCGTTTTTCTGCTTCCAGGCCACCACTGCCTACGTGATTATGGGGTGGCTGCCCACAATGTTCGTGGACGCCGGGATCCCGCGGGAGACGGCGTCATGGGCACTGGCCATCATCGGCGTGTTTAACATCCTGGGCGGGGTGGCCATGCCGTGGGCTATCGGCCGCTTCAGCAACATCCAGCCGCTACCGGTGGCGCTGGCGCTGCTGACGTTGGCGGGGTGGTGCGGGATCTTCTTCGCCCCCACGGCCGCGCCTTTGCTGTGGGCCGT
Proteins encoded in this region:
- a CDS encoding DoxX family protein; its protein translation is MDRPAVRDAALLLLRICLGVVFIAHGVDKMFLTGITDTARQFGAWGVPQPQLSAYIAAIGEMLGGAMLAVGLLTTLIAGLLALLAVMALYFVHLSQGFFVAQGGLEYTMVLAVALLMIVVFGAGRASLDEVLARVEP
- a CDS encoding methylated-DNA--[protein]-cysteine S-methyltransferase produces the protein MTLGVNEIVVHATITTPVGLLDVAATERGISHVRFVVTGSGEPEDAGERHAPSSAEEQAARAHLAHGVRELGAYFDGELKDFSVPLDYNFPSSFRGRAQAALTRIPYGATCTYKDLAAAAESPKAVRAAGGACAHNPLPIFIPCHRVLPSTGGYGFYIGGPEAKRWLVEWEKNHPSPHSSGGEPQLSFRQSNQP
- a CDS encoding DNA-3-methyladenine glycosylase I; this translates as MTNATNTPNYSYDSYPEFPEYQENIMSFAAPGSEDPTTGLIVGPDGHLRPPWAAQSPDLQEYYDSEWGVPVHGEAAMFERLCLEGFQAGLSWRLILKRRPLLREAFAGFDPDVIAEWDEAEVERLLAAPGMIRNRRKIAAVLNNARATVALRDDAQDRGPLDTLIWSYQPDFAPEINHVADIPSTSPEAAALSKELKALGFKFVGPTTMFALFEATGIVDTHVPGAFRAPHFARPE
- the glpR gene encoding divisome protein SepX/GlpR; the protein is MSPGVTIVLIIVVWLFVLAPILLRGQRPIRRSGEAYDETRVLFEGDSGAVPVAPRPKVSAEDIHRHDDAADLELAAAVPVTSGHDGYADVDDDYELITEDGDPAEAARSGHAKTSNGADIVDGELVAEGEEADAADGHAAADADDATVAGAQEAQVSTGEAQDTDGTTTHDEKNQGQRAGGAEFEAMAPRLAPAADAYALDETFTSPVDLMYPGVSDRESDLAGQADGSGVAADAEEPHDAEAQEPEAQDDAARSTAVSAMSESNELTEDEIAFAEKRRGRGGWDPVADQRNSADRYQRRQRTLIGLAVADVLFVALGIILGGWMWAVVAVAAVITVAYLVALRTQVRQEQQLRARRIYQLRRARLGVRNAQDEELAIPRKLRRPGAVVVETDDESVDFHHLPVTYLDAEDDHEEFGIVNRRQLRDELSERRVS
- a CDS encoding GNAT family N-acetyltransferase; its protein translation is MFNYFGLAQRKTNSAATGDKHPVHPGWPEATPQVILPPSTTFRRGARLRLRPLMHSDGEAWRATRLIDESWLRPVEPTPHGGWEETHSAPSWRQHFSFIRRAAQEGSVVPFVIDVDGEFAGQVTLGNIQHGGVRECWVGYWVHSMFMGGGVATAACALGVDHAFARVGLHRVTATYMPSNPASGAVLKTNGFREEGYLRRNLHINGRWEDHHLMALNRDDFPTTCVGRLRAAGRAVD
- the glp gene encoding molybdotransferase-like divisome protein Glp; this translates as MRSVDEQLAFITDAAVRPEPVRIAIANALGLMCAEEVQANQPLPGFPQAAIDGYAVRAVDVGGERGLRRRPSATQTDNEGDEGRDAASSRASRAEEPGERSLPVVGEVPAGSRQPLRLQPRQAVRVHTGAPLPTLADAVLPLEWTDRGRKRVVAQRPVRSGDFVRRVGDDIQPGDVAVTSGTVLGPAQIGLLAAVGRDKVLVYPRPRVTIVSFGAELVDVDREPGLGQVFDVNSYSLAAAAKEAGADVTRVGIAEGEPRRIKETLEVHLARSEVLIISGAVGGEGAQVMRDIVDSLGEVDSSRVATHPGSVQGFGLLGDERVPTFLLPSNPVSALVIFEVFVRPLIRISLGKRQPFRKVVRARALNHIDSRPGRRGYIRARLMRDAETSDYLVEGLSGAAGAPAHLLAGLAEANAMIRIPEDVTNVRPGDIVDVMFLSPGAS
- a CDS encoding zf-HC2 domain-containing protein; translated protein: MLSHEQVQTALSARVDGEKTGMPDDAVDAHVAECAQCAAFQEQLVALSGVALFPESSGDGMAPPENLSDVILAGVEPQWRRAASARARGIAVSRVGLVLLALLFLAWAVALLVDSSAVPQFVDTDGAGEKVLSPDARPEQAAALVEAAAVRLGLAAGLGFVAYRPPAAVSLLAVMGTMFVFSLGFAVRDIALGQAAAAQLYFLGATGVSAVALVAMWAAERGFSIPGAWRALGS